One segment of Carya illinoinensis cultivar Pawnee chromosome 1, C.illinoinensisPawnee_v1, whole genome shotgun sequence DNA contains the following:
- the LOC122284251 gene encoding zinc finger BED domain-containing protein DAYSLEEPER-like, producing the protein MEIDYPNTPTENYEPLCSEAPPNKRRRKKSIVWEHFTIETVGPGCTRACCKLCKKSFAYITGSKLAGTSHLKRHIALGICPVFRQKNQQSPYTPGSRTGGTGSGTDPPKKRHRATHGLASIPFDQDRCSKEIAKMIMLHDYPLHIVEHAGFNDFIRTLQPQFNNLSFKTVQEDCVAVYLKEKQSLRNLISGIPGYVSLTLDLWTSNQTLGYVFLTGHFIDGDWNLQRRILNVVMVPSPESDYAFNQAVVACLSDWHLKGRLFTLAVDQSFSNETSMGNLRGLLSVRNPLMLNGQLLIGNCYARVLSRLAQDALGAMRETIQKLRESVKYVNTSESHKEKFIELKQQLQVPSSKDLSIDDQTKWNTTYHMLVAACELKEVFNCLDTADPDYKISPSMDEWKRIETLCTYLKHLFDAANILTSPSYPATNTFFLEVSKLQIELTHAATSQDPFVSNLIKPLQERFDKYWKDCYLVLAIAVVLDPRFKMKLVEFTLTKIYGENSDSWMRAVKDGVHELFLEHIAQALPLPALEEGNEGITKTETQQEGSQEGNHVSTVDGLSDFETYINEITSSQHMKSELDQYLEESLLPRAQEFDILDWWKLNKLKYPTLSKMASDVLSIPVCTVSPDCVFDTEVRKMDNYRSSLHPATLEALICTKDWFQSGSSSSQSSTHVSNAIVKMEF; encoded by the coding sequence ATGGAGATAGATTACCCAAATACTCCCACTGAGAACTATGAGCCACTGTGTTCAGAAGCTCCACCTAATAAGCGTAGGAGAAAGAAGTCTATTGTCTGGGAACACTTCACAATAGAAACTGTTGGACCTGGATGCACAAGGGCATGCTGTAAGCTGTGCAAAAAGTCTTTTGCATACATTACTGGTTCAAAGCTAGCAGGCACTAGCCACCTTAAACGACATATTGCCTTGGGAATCTGTCCAGTATTCCGCCAGAAAAATCAGCAATCTCCATATACTCCAGGCTCCAGAACTGGGGGTACTGGAAGTGGTACTGATCCACCAAAAAAACGTCACCGAGCAACTCATGGATTGGCAAGCATCCCTTTTGATCAAGACCGTTGCAGCAAAGAGATTGCTAAGATGATCATGCTGCATGACTATCCACTTCACATTGTGGAACATGCCGGTTTCAATGACTTTATTCGGACTCTTCAACCTCAGTTTAATAATCTGAGCTTCAAAACTGTTCAGGAGGATTGTGTGGCTGTGTACCTAAAGGAGAAGCAAAGCCTACGGAATCTTATAAGTGGAATTCCTGGATATGTCAGCCTTACATTGGATTTATGGACTTCAAATCAAACTTTAGGCTATGTTTTCCTAACAGGGCATTTCATTGATGGTGATTGGAATCTACAGCGTCGGATCCTTAATGTCGTTATGGTACCTTCTCCTGAATCAGACTATGCTTTCAATCAAGCGGTTGTGGCCTGCCTATCTGATTGGCATTTAAAGGGTCGGCTGTTTACCCTTGCAGTGGATCAATCCTTTTCAAATGAAACTTCAATGGGAAATTTAAGAGGCCTTCTTTCTGTTAGGAATCCACTCATGCTCAATGGTCAGTTACTGATAGGAAACTGCTATGCTCGAGTCCTTAGTCGTCTTGCACAAGATGCGCTGGGGGCAATGAGGGAGACAATCCAAAAACTTCGGGAGAGTGTTAAGTATGTGAATACTTCAGAATCACATAAAGAGAAGTTTATTGAGCTGAAGCAACAACTTCAAGTCCCTAGCTCAAAGGACCTTTCAATCGACGACCAAACTAAATGGAACACAACTTACCATATGCTAGTAGCTGCCTGTGAATTAAAGGAAGTCTTCAATTGCTTGGATACCGCTGATCCTGATTACAAGATATCTCCATCAATGGATGAGTGGAAACGGATAGAAACTCTCTGCACAtacttgaagcatttgtttgaTGCAGCTAACATCTTAACTAGCCCAAGCTATCCGGCTACCAATACATTTTTCCTTGAAGTTTCTAAACTTCAAATAGAGCTGACACATGCAGCCACGAGCCAGGATCCCTTTGTTAGCAACTTGATCAAACCTTTACAAGAGAGATTTGATAAATATTGGAAAGATTGCTACCTGGTATTAGCGATAGCTGTAGTTTTGGATCCAAGGTTCAAAATGAAGTTGGTGGAGTTCACCCTGACCAAGATCTACGGTGAGAACTCTGACTCATGGATGAGGGCTGTTAAGGATGGTGTTCATGAACTCTTTCTAGAGCACATTGCGCAAGCACTTCCTCTACCGGCACTTGAAGAAGGTAATGAGGGTATCACCAAAACAGAGACACAGCAAGAAGGATCTCAAGAAGGAAACCATGTTTCTACCGTGGACGGGCTTTCAGATTTTGAAACCTATATCAATGAGATCACAAGTAGCCAGCACATGAAGTCAGAACTAGATCAGTACCTGGAAGAGTCTCTTTTGCCTCGCGCACAAGAATTTGACATTTTAGATTGGTGGAAATTAAACAAACTGAAGTACCCAACCTTATCAAAAATGGCTTCTGATGTTTTGTCGATACCAGTTTGTACTGTTTCCCCCGACTGTGTCTTTGACACTGAAGTAAGAAAGATGGATAACTACAGGAGTTCGTTGCATCCTGCGACACTAGAGGCCCTTATTTGTACCAAGGATTGGTTTCAGTctggatcatcatcatcacagtCATCAACTCATGTTTCTAATGCGATTGTGAAAATGGAATTTTAG
- the LOC122284334 gene encoding protein FAR1-RELATED SEQUENCE 8-like isoform X1, which translates to MTDDSSFSPAVDALSPQPNIETTIEDGSQNSKPLLENDVDLDNDHETEQLFETEDNDHEGNDFENECEQLFEIEGNDLETDRDDTAIVDDQNGISERKDYPPPVVGMEFESYDDAYNFYNCYAKELGFAIRVKSSWTKRNSKEKRGAVLCCNCEGFKTIKEANSRRKETRTGCLAMIRLRLVESNRWRVDEVKLEHNHSFDPERAQNSKSHKKMVTGDKRKLEPPVDVEVRTIKLYRTPVVDAIGYGSSNSNEGEPNNHVDRSKRLKLKMGDAQVIYDYFCRVQLTDPNFFYVMDINDEGNLRNVFWIDSRSRAAYGYFGDVVAFDTTCLSNNYDIPLFTFVGVNHHGQSVLLGCGLLADETLETYIWFFRAWLTCMSGRPPQTILTNQCRTMQSAIAEVFPRAHHRFCLPHVMQSILDNLGELLEYDAFQNEFRRMVYDSLKVDEFEMAWENMIQHFGMREHEWLQLLYEDRERWAPVYSKDTFFAGMSNFEKGESMSPFFEGYVYQQTSLKEFFYMYELVLQKKHQKEALDDLESRDSNPILKTSSYYELQLSKMCTKGIFQKSQDEVVMMSSCFGITQVHANGPVVTYMVKEREGEEILQDVRNLEVIYDKAAAEVRCICSCFNFKGYLCRHALCVLNYNGIEEIPFQYILSRWRKDFKRLYVPDLGSNNVDITNPVQWFDHLYRRAMQVVEEGMISQDHYMVAWQAFKESLNKVRLVADKHV; encoded by the exons ATGACCGACGATAGCTCGTTTTCTCCGGCCGTCGACGCCTTATCACCGCAACCCAACATCGAAACCACC ATAGAAGATGGTTCTCAAAACAGCAAGCCACTGCTCGAGAATGATGTTGACCTTGATAATGACCATGAAACTGAGCAGTTGTTTGAGACTGAAGACAATGATCATGAAGGTAATGATTTTGAGAATGAGTGCGAGCAGTTGTTTGAGATTGAAGGCAATGACCTTGAAACTGACAGGGATGATACAGCCATAGTTGATGATCAAAATGGCATATCTGAGAGAAAGGACTATCCCCCACCAGTTGTGGGGATGGAGTTTGAATCATATGATGATGCTTACAATTTTTACAATTGCTatgccaaagaacttgggttTGCTATCAGGGTGAAATCTTCTTGGACAAAACGCAACAGCAAAGAAAAGCGTGGTGCAGTGCTCTGTTGCAACTGTGAGGGTTTCAAAACAATCAAAGAAGCAAACAGTCGCAGGAAAGAAACTAGAACAGGTTGTCTAGCAATGATAAGGTTGAGGTTAGTGGAATCTAACAGGTGGAGAGTTGATGAAGTCAAGCTTGAGCACAATCATTCATTTGATCCCGAAAGAGCACAAAACTCCAAGTCACACAAGAAGATGGTGACTGGTGATAAAAGAAAGTTGGAGCCACCTGTTGATGTTGAAGTACGGACAATCAAGTTGTATCGAACACCTGTGGTAGATGCAATTGGTTATGGAAGCTCTAATTCCAACGAAGGAGAACCTAACAACCATGTTGATCGTTCCAAGCGTTTGAAGCTTAAAATGGGAGATGCACAAGTCATTTATGATTACTTCTGTCGGGTTCAGTTAACCGATCCAAATTTTTTCTATGTGATGGATATCAATGATGAAGGGAATTTGAGGAATGTATTTTGGATTGATTCTAGGTCAAGGGCTGCATACGGttattttggtgatgtggttGCATTTGACACAACATGCTTGTCAAACAATTATGATATTCCACTCTTTACATTCGTTGGTGTGAATCACCATGGGCAGTCTGTTCTGTTGGGTTGTGGTTTGCTTGCAGATGAGACATTAGAAACatatatttggttttttagGGCATGGCTGACGTGCATGTCTGGTCGACCTCCACAAACCATCTTAACAAACCAGTGCAGGACCATGCAAAGTGCAATTGCGGAGGTGTTCCCCAGGGCTCACCATCGATTTTGTTTGCCACATGTCATGCAGAGCATTCTTGACAATTTGGGAGAGTTGCTGGAATACGATGCATTTCAGAACGAATTTAGGAGGATGGTGTATGATTCTTTAAAAGTGGATGAATTTGAAATGGCTTGGGAAAACATGATCCAGCACTTCGGAATGAGAGAACATGAGTGGCTTCAACTGTTGTATGAAGATCGAGAGCGATGGGCACCAGTGTATTCGAAAGACACATTCTTTGCTGGAATGTCCAACTTTGAAAAGGGTGAGTCCATGAGCCCTTTTTTTGAGGGTTATGTGTACCAACAAACTTCTTTGAAAGAGTTTTTTTACATGTACGAATTAGTTCTACAAAAGAAGCATCAGAAAGAAGCTCTTGATGATCTTGAGTCAAGAGATTCAAACCCTATTTTGAAAACAAGCTCCTATTATGAGTTGCAGCTTTCTAAGATGTGTACAAAAGGAATATTCCAGAAGTCCCAAGATGAGGTAGTAATGATGTCTTCTTGTTTTGGAATAACACAAGTTCATGCAAATGGGCCAGTTGTAACATACATGGTTAAAGAACGTGAGGGGGAGGAGATTCTGCAAGACGTCAGGAATTTAGAAGTTATATATGATAAAGCAGCAGCAGAAGTCCGTTGCATTTGCAGTTGCTTCAACTTCAAAGGCTATCTTTGCCGACATGCGTTATGCGTCCTCAACTATAATGGCATAGAGGAAATCCCGTTTCAGTATATTTTGTCGAGATGGAGGAAGGATTTTAAGCGTCTCTATGTACCAGATCTTGGCTCCAATAATGTTGATATCACAAACCCAGTACAGTGGTTTGATCATTTGTACAGACGAGCCATGCAGGTTGTTGAGGAGGGCATGATATCCCAAGATCATTATATGGTTGCTTGGCAAGCATTTAAAGAGTCCTTGAATAAGGTTCGGCTTGTAGCAGATAAGCATGTGTAA
- the LOC122284267 gene encoding uncharacterized protein LOC122284267 produces MFCFNKTEFYISRFTSPKPSKFQFPLRSQTRPRGMKFKAYLTENGVNLLEKRFLPALDKMGKICHLYLTRDHTMFLHNLLNGDEVQSIAQFRKEALFDDYRISSQNENRIAFAVDISLLHRAIRSSVSICTEFGSGPTQNRLQIKLVKKLPPNCTQPMPFLTFETKGYKSAVIQDVPISKPLSRDQVLELQTALDMAQDLPQTLVQVQDLNQLQNFVDRLKHVGDLLDVSISKYGDLYVQISTTLITLGAEFRKLLVIGEQSDEPAEDRNLSAQTRSVRAISRGDAQSVQVNVKHFAKSLHCHLAKPDCAFYGIAPQGACLTVIFQFFIAGSRQTDKSISLHCRLPVLDPGSS; encoded by the exons ATGTTCTGCTTCAATAAAACCGAGTTTTATATTTCTCGTTTCACTTCTCCCAAACCCTCAAAATTTCAGTTTCCTCTTCGCTCCCAAACCCGCCCAAG aggTATGAAGTTCAAGGCATACCTCACAGAAAATGGTGTGAATCTCTTAGAGAAGAGGTTCCTACCAGCCCTAGACAAGATGGGGAAGATATGCCATCTCTACCTCACCAGAGACCACACAATGTTCCTTCACAACCTCCTCAACGGTGACGAAGTTCAATCCATTGCCCAGTTCCGTAAAGAAGCTCTCTTTGATGACTACCGCATCTCCAGCCAGAATGAGAATCGCATTGCCTTTGCTGTAGACATTTCACTTCTCCACCGTGCCATTCGTAGTAGTGTCAGTATTTGTACTGAATTTGGAAGTGGGCCCACTCAGAACCGTCTCCAGATTAAACTGGTGAAAAAGCTACCTCCGAATTGTACTCAACCAATGCCTTTCCTGACCTTTGAAACCAAGGGTTATAAATCTGCAGTAATTCAAGATGTACCTATATCAAAACCCTTATCTAGAGATCAAGTTCTTGAACTTCAAACTGCCCTTGATATGGCTCAAGATTTGCCTCAGACGCTGGTTCAAGTTCAAGATCTGAATCAGTTGCAGAACTTTGTGGATCGGTTGAAGCATGTTGGCGATTTGCTAGACGTCTCTATTAGCAAATATGGGGATCTTTACGTGCAGATTTCCACAACATTAATCACGCTTGGTGCTGAGTTTCGGAAACTGTTGGTCATAGGAGAGCAATCAGATGAACCAGCTGAAGATAGAAATCTGAGTGCTCAGACTCGGTCGGTGAGAGCAATTTCAAGGGGAGATGCCCAATCTGTGCAAGTGAATGTGAAGCATTTTGCTAAGAGTCTCCATTGTCACTTGGCCAAGCCAGACTGTGCTTTCTATGGGATTGCTCCACAGGGTGCTTGCTTGACGGTGATATTTCAGTTCTTCATTGCTGGTTCCCGTCAGACTGATAAATCAATCAGTTTGCATTGTAGGCTTCCAGTACTCGACCCAggttcgagttga
- the LOC122284386 gene encoding cis-3-alkyl-4-alkyloxetan-2-one decarboxylase isoform X1, whose translation MAWTLLSSPLNLPLSHSAIIAKTSSNRLWSSTGRSRATPPPTRITIRANSAEQDQAEANDKDKDAPAFNPFGFVTDNPSSRSAIQLPESPAEDGNVGQMIYRIEDKGREYGSSIKSGKFRWFVRETGLSKGRRGTIVFLHGAPTQSYSYRVVMSQMSDFGFRCIAPDWIGFGFSDKPQPGYGFDYTEKEFHEEFDRLLDVLGVESPFFLVVQGFLVGSYGLTWALKNPSKITKLAILNSPLTVSSPIPGLFQKLRIPLYGEFTCQNAIMAERFIEAGSPYVLKLEKAEVYRLPYLASGGPGFALLEAARKINFTDTLSQIAAGFASERWDKPILLVWGISDKYLPQSLAEEFQKGNPNTIKLKLIEGAGHMPQEDWPEKVVDALKVFF comes from the exons ATGGCTTGGACCCTCCTCTCTTCCCCTCTCAACCTCCCACTCTCTCACTCCGCCATCATTGCCAAGACCAGCTCCAACAGACTGTGGAGCAGCACTGGAAGAAGTAGAGCAACGCCACCACCAACAAGAATAACTATCAGAGCCAATTCTGCAGAGCAAGACCAAGCCGAAGCCAATGACAAAGACAAAGACGCGCCGGCTTTCAATCCCTTCGGCTTTGTAACGGACAACCCATCTAGCCGCAGTGCCATCCAGCTCCCGGAGAGCCCTGCTGAGGACGGCAACGTCGGACAAATGATTTAT AGGATAGAAGACAAGGGAAGGGAATATGGCTCATCCATCAAGTCTGGGAAGTTTAGATGGTTTGTGAGGGAAACTG GATTGTCTAAGGGTCGACGTGGAACAATCGTCTTCCTTCATGGGGCTCCAACGCAATCTTACAGCTATCGAGTCGTCATGTCTCAG ATGTCAGATTTTGGGTTCCGCTGTATCGCACCTGATTGGATAGGATTTGGGTTCAGTGACAAGCCACAGCCAGGATATGGTTTTGATTACACAG AAAAGGAGTTCCATGAGGAATTTGATAGATTACTTGATGTGTTGGGGGTCGAATCTCCTTTCTTTCTCGTTGTTCAG GGGTTTCTTGTAGGTTCATACGGGTTGACTTGGGCCTTGAAAAACCCTAGCAAGATAACGAAGCTCGCAATTTTGAACAGTCCATTGACAGTTTCATCTCCCATTCCTGGACTGTTTCAGAAACTAAG AATTCCTCTCTATGGTGAATTTACATGCCAGAATGCAATTATGGCTGAGCGCTTTATTGAAGCAGGTAGCCC TTATGTCTTGAAGCTGGAAAAGGCTGAAGTGTATCGATTACCATATTTGGCAAGTGGTGGACCTGGATTTG CTCTTCTTGAAGCTGCAAGAAAGATTAATTTCACAGATACCTTAAGCCAAATAGCAGCTGGCTTTGCATCCGAAAG ATGGGATAAGCCGATACTTCTTGTTTGGGGGATATCAGACAAGTATTTGCCTCAATCTCTGGCAGAAGAGTTTCAGAAAGGAAATCCCAATACCATCAAGTTGAAGTTAATAGAAGGTGCTGGTCATATGCCACAGGAGGATTG GCCTGAGAAAGTTGTCGATGCTCTGAAAGTATTTTTTTGA
- the LOC122284386 gene encoding cis-3-alkyl-4-alkyloxetan-2-one decarboxylase isoform X2, whose product MAWTLLSSPLNLPLSHSAIIAKTSSNRLWSSTGRSRATPPPTRITIRANSAEQDQAEANDKDKDAPAFNPFGFVTDNPSSRSAIQLPESPAEDGNVGQMIYRIEDKGREYGSSIKSGKFRWFVRETGLSKGRRGTIVFLHGAPTQSYSYRVVMSQMSDFGFRCIAPDWIGFGFSDKPQPGYGFDYTEKEFHEEFDRLLDVLGVESPFFLVVQGFLVGSYGLTWALKNPSKITKLAILNSPLTVSSPIPGLFQKLSYVLKLEKAEVYRLPYLASGGPGFALLEAARKINFTDTLSQIAAGFASERWDKPILLVWGISDKYLPQSLAEEFQKGNPNTIKLKLIEGAGHMPQEDWPEKVVDALKVFF is encoded by the exons ATGGCTTGGACCCTCCTCTCTTCCCCTCTCAACCTCCCACTCTCTCACTCCGCCATCATTGCCAAGACCAGCTCCAACAGACTGTGGAGCAGCACTGGAAGAAGTAGAGCAACGCCACCACCAACAAGAATAACTATCAGAGCCAATTCTGCAGAGCAAGACCAAGCCGAAGCCAATGACAAAGACAAAGACGCGCCGGCTTTCAATCCCTTCGGCTTTGTAACGGACAACCCATCTAGCCGCAGTGCCATCCAGCTCCCGGAGAGCCCTGCTGAGGACGGCAACGTCGGACAAATGATTTAT AGGATAGAAGACAAGGGAAGGGAATATGGCTCATCCATCAAGTCTGGGAAGTTTAGATGGTTTGTGAGGGAAACTG GATTGTCTAAGGGTCGACGTGGAACAATCGTCTTCCTTCATGGGGCTCCAACGCAATCTTACAGCTATCGAGTCGTCATGTCTCAG ATGTCAGATTTTGGGTTCCGCTGTATCGCACCTGATTGGATAGGATTTGGGTTCAGTGACAAGCCACAGCCAGGATATGGTTTTGATTACACAG AAAAGGAGTTCCATGAGGAATTTGATAGATTACTTGATGTGTTGGGGGTCGAATCTCCTTTCTTTCTCGTTGTTCAG GGGTTTCTTGTAGGTTCATACGGGTTGACTTGGGCCTTGAAAAACCCTAGCAAGATAACGAAGCTCGCAATTTTGAACAGTCCATTGACAGTTTCATCTCCCATTCCTGGACTGTTTCAGAAACTAAG TTATGTCTTGAAGCTGGAAAAGGCTGAAGTGTATCGATTACCATATTTGGCAAGTGGTGGACCTGGATTTG CTCTTCTTGAAGCTGCAAGAAAGATTAATTTCACAGATACCTTAAGCCAAATAGCAGCTGGCTTTGCATCCGAAAG ATGGGATAAGCCGATACTTCTTGTTTGGGGGATATCAGACAAGTATTTGCCTCAATCTCTGGCAGAAGAGTTTCAGAAAGGAAATCCCAATACCATCAAGTTGAAGTTAATAGAAGGTGCTGGTCATATGCCACAGGAGGATTG GCCTGAGAAAGTTGTCGATGCTCTGAAAGTATTTTTTTGA
- the LOC122284334 gene encoding protein FAR1-RELATED SEQUENCE 8-like isoform X2: MACFLYQIEDGSQNSKPLLENDVDLDNDHETEQLFETEDNDHEGNDFENECEQLFEIEGNDLETDRDDTAIVDDQNGISERKDYPPPVVGMEFESYDDAYNFYNCYAKELGFAIRVKSSWTKRNSKEKRGAVLCCNCEGFKTIKEANSRRKETRTGCLAMIRLRLVESNRWRVDEVKLEHNHSFDPERAQNSKSHKKMVTGDKRKLEPPVDVEVRTIKLYRTPVVDAIGYGSSNSNEGEPNNHVDRSKRLKLKMGDAQVIYDYFCRVQLTDPNFFYVMDINDEGNLRNVFWIDSRSRAAYGYFGDVVAFDTTCLSNNYDIPLFTFVGVNHHGQSVLLGCGLLADETLETYIWFFRAWLTCMSGRPPQTILTNQCRTMQSAIAEVFPRAHHRFCLPHVMQSILDNLGELLEYDAFQNEFRRMVYDSLKVDEFEMAWENMIQHFGMREHEWLQLLYEDRERWAPVYSKDTFFAGMSNFEKGESMSPFFEGYVYQQTSLKEFFYMYELVLQKKHQKEALDDLESRDSNPILKTSSYYELQLSKMCTKGIFQKSQDEVVMMSSCFGITQVHANGPVVTYMVKEREGEEILQDVRNLEVIYDKAAAEVRCICSCFNFKGYLCRHALCVLNYNGIEEIPFQYILSRWRKDFKRLYVPDLGSNNVDITNPVQWFDHLYRRAMQVVEEGMISQDHYMVAWQAFKESLNKVRLVADKHV, from the coding sequence ATGGCTTGTTTCTTATACCAGATAGAAGATGGTTCTCAAAACAGCAAGCCACTGCTCGAGAATGATGTTGACCTTGATAATGACCATGAAACTGAGCAGTTGTTTGAGACTGAAGACAATGATCATGAAGGTAATGATTTTGAGAATGAGTGCGAGCAGTTGTTTGAGATTGAAGGCAATGACCTTGAAACTGACAGGGATGATACAGCCATAGTTGATGATCAAAATGGCATATCTGAGAGAAAGGACTATCCCCCACCAGTTGTGGGGATGGAGTTTGAATCATATGATGATGCTTACAATTTTTACAATTGCTatgccaaagaacttgggttTGCTATCAGGGTGAAATCTTCTTGGACAAAACGCAACAGCAAAGAAAAGCGTGGTGCAGTGCTCTGTTGCAACTGTGAGGGTTTCAAAACAATCAAAGAAGCAAACAGTCGCAGGAAAGAAACTAGAACAGGTTGTCTAGCAATGATAAGGTTGAGGTTAGTGGAATCTAACAGGTGGAGAGTTGATGAAGTCAAGCTTGAGCACAATCATTCATTTGATCCCGAAAGAGCACAAAACTCCAAGTCACACAAGAAGATGGTGACTGGTGATAAAAGAAAGTTGGAGCCACCTGTTGATGTTGAAGTACGGACAATCAAGTTGTATCGAACACCTGTGGTAGATGCAATTGGTTATGGAAGCTCTAATTCCAACGAAGGAGAACCTAACAACCATGTTGATCGTTCCAAGCGTTTGAAGCTTAAAATGGGAGATGCACAAGTCATTTATGATTACTTCTGTCGGGTTCAGTTAACCGATCCAAATTTTTTCTATGTGATGGATATCAATGATGAAGGGAATTTGAGGAATGTATTTTGGATTGATTCTAGGTCAAGGGCTGCATACGGttattttggtgatgtggttGCATTTGACACAACATGCTTGTCAAACAATTATGATATTCCACTCTTTACATTCGTTGGTGTGAATCACCATGGGCAGTCTGTTCTGTTGGGTTGTGGTTTGCTTGCAGATGAGACATTAGAAACatatatttggttttttagGGCATGGCTGACGTGCATGTCTGGTCGACCTCCACAAACCATCTTAACAAACCAGTGCAGGACCATGCAAAGTGCAATTGCGGAGGTGTTCCCCAGGGCTCACCATCGATTTTGTTTGCCACATGTCATGCAGAGCATTCTTGACAATTTGGGAGAGTTGCTGGAATACGATGCATTTCAGAACGAATTTAGGAGGATGGTGTATGATTCTTTAAAAGTGGATGAATTTGAAATGGCTTGGGAAAACATGATCCAGCACTTCGGAATGAGAGAACATGAGTGGCTTCAACTGTTGTATGAAGATCGAGAGCGATGGGCACCAGTGTATTCGAAAGACACATTCTTTGCTGGAATGTCCAACTTTGAAAAGGGTGAGTCCATGAGCCCTTTTTTTGAGGGTTATGTGTACCAACAAACTTCTTTGAAAGAGTTTTTTTACATGTACGAATTAGTTCTACAAAAGAAGCATCAGAAAGAAGCTCTTGATGATCTTGAGTCAAGAGATTCAAACCCTATTTTGAAAACAAGCTCCTATTATGAGTTGCAGCTTTCTAAGATGTGTACAAAAGGAATATTCCAGAAGTCCCAAGATGAGGTAGTAATGATGTCTTCTTGTTTTGGAATAACACAAGTTCATGCAAATGGGCCAGTTGTAACATACATGGTTAAAGAACGTGAGGGGGAGGAGATTCTGCAAGACGTCAGGAATTTAGAAGTTATATATGATAAAGCAGCAGCAGAAGTCCGTTGCATTTGCAGTTGCTTCAACTTCAAAGGCTATCTTTGCCGACATGCGTTATGCGTCCTCAACTATAATGGCATAGAGGAAATCCCGTTTCAGTATATTTTGTCGAGATGGAGGAAGGATTTTAAGCGTCTCTATGTACCAGATCTTGGCTCCAATAATGTTGATATCACAAACCCAGTACAGTGGTTTGATCATTTGTACAGACGAGCCATGCAGGTTGTTGAGGAGGGCATGATATCCCAAGATCATTATATGGTTGCTTGGCAAGCATTTAAAGAGTCCTTGAATAAGGTTCGGCTTGTAGCAGATAAGCATGTGTAA
- the LOC122284283 gene encoding protein yippee-like translates to MGRLFVISLEGSIYSCKHCRTHLALSDDIISKTFHCKHGKAYLFDNVVNVTVGEKEDRLMITGVHTVVDIFCVGCGSIVGWKYEAAHEKSQKYKEGRFILERFKVLGPDGSNYLSGQEALVGGSDADDV, encoded by the exons ATGGGAAGGCTGTTTGTGATCTCTCTTGAAGGAAGCATCTATAGCTGCAAGCACTGCCGCACACACCTCGCTCTTTCTGATGACATTATTTCTAAG ACTTTCCACTGCAAGCATGGGAAGGCTTATCTCTTTGATAATGT TGTGAATGTCACAGTTGGAGAGAAAGAAGATCGCTTGATGATTACTGGAGTGCACACTGTGGTTGACATTTTTTGTGTTGGGTGTGGCTCGATTGTGGGATGGAAATAT GAGGCTGCACATGAGAAAAGCCAGAAATACAAGGAAGGAAGATTTATCCTTGAGAG GTTTAAGGTGTTGGGTCCTGATGGAAGCAACTACTTGTCAGGTCAGGAAGCCCTTGTTGGTGGAAGTGATGCTGATGATGTCTGA